From one Branchiostoma floridae strain S238N-H82 chromosome 3, Bfl_VNyyK, whole genome shotgun sequence genomic stretch:
- the LOC118410766 gene encoding IgGFc-binding protein-like isoform X6 has protein sequence MKAVSALAFLMLVVAGQGARDNKGTEFILTFTENKQRDGVDPRLLVAGTTQTEATVSVEVPAAGFQQTFNIKFGEVNTVEVPRTAVELRGSASQSTGIIITATQEIVVYGVFAESASSDAFLALPTDVMGTEYYVASFNPSSNNDPSQFGIVGINDGTTVNIVPTQDVTFDGTAYTAGQTITVSLDRLQTLQVQSEGDLTGSKITSDKNVAVLSGNLFVVIGNGQTGTGDHIVEMIPPVDTWGKEFVTVPLTKRTAGDVFRVIAARDNTQVDVTDKNTHSMNAGEFWEFSPGSGKYLHVVATEPVLLMQYSKTGDADNTATDPFMLMIPPLQQFAADYTFSTTQLISDPASLTHHLNIAIRDSEKAGLRLNGNPLDPSVTWTPIPGTAWSGTQIDIPDGTHTLVHTSPIVTFGISVYGFTQPESYGYPGGLRLAQIAAPCVATATISGDGVDNDCDGRIDEELANGLDDDGDGAIDEDLAGQAPVPCESDKDEYKNCVEQNLGNCVVTALLSSGTARNNRVRRAAEEAEDFAPEAEAEEFLVAAIAVVAVGVMMVAVMAMTYHLQKQRLLAA, from the exons ATGAAGGCTGTTTCTGCGCTTGCTTTTCTGATGCTGGTTGTAGCAGGCCAAG GTGCCCGCGACAACAAGGGCACAGAGTTCATCCTGACGTTCACAGAGAACAAGCAACGTGACGGGGTGGACCCCAGGCTGCTTGTGGCGGGAACTACCCAGACTGAGGCTACTGTCAGTGTGGAAGTCCCTGCCGCGGGATTCCAACAAACGTTTAACATCAAGTTCGGAGAG GTCAACACCGTCGAAGTACCGCGTACTGCTGTGGAGCTCCGCGGGAGCGCATCACAGAGCACCGGTATAATCATCACCGCTACTCAAGAGATCGTGGTTTACGGCGTCTTTGCCGAAAGTGCCTCCTCTGACGCCTTCCTGGCCCTTCCCACCGACGTGATGGGGACCGAGTATTACGTGGCCTCTTTCAATCCAAGTTCCAACAACGACCCATCCCAGTTCGGTATTGTCGGCATCAACGACGGAACGACCGTCAACATCGTGCCGACGCAGGACGTGACGTTTGACGGGACAGCGTACACGGCCGGACAGACCATCACCGTCAGTCTGGACCGGCTGCAGACTCTACAAGTACAGAGTGAAGGCGACTTGACAG GGTCCAAAATCACCTCTGACAAGAACGTCGCTGTCCTAAGTGGCAATCTCTTCGTCGTCATTGGTAACGGACAGACTGGAACAGGTGACCACATAGTGGAGATGATCCCACCCGTGGACACCTGGGGGAAGGAGTTCGTCACCGTGCCGCTGACCAAGAGGACGGCGGGGGACGTGTTCAGGGTCATCGCTGCTAGGGACAACACGCAG GTCGACGTCACTGACAAGAACACCCACAGCATGAACGCCGGTGAGTTCTGGGAGTTCAGTCCCGGATCTGGCAAGTACCTTCATGTCGTCGCAACGGAACCCGTGCTCTTGATGCAATATAG TAAAACCGGTGACGCCGACAACACAGCCACCGACCCCTTCATGCTGATGATCCCGCCCCTGCAGCAGTTCGCAGCTGACTACACCTTCTCCACCACTCAGCTGATATCTGACCCCGCCTCACTGACTCACCATCTCAACATCGCCATAAGG GATTCTGAGAAGGCTGGACTCCGTCTGAATGGCAATCCGCTCGACCCCAGCGTGACCTGGACTCCCATCCCCGGCACCGCCTGGTCTGGGACCCAGATTGACATCCCTGATGGCACGCACACCTTGGTCCACACCTCCCCCATCGTCACCTTTGGAATCTCCGTGTACGGCTTCACCCAGCCCGAGTCGTACGGCTATCCGGGAGGCCTCAGGCTGGCCCAGATCGCTGCCCCCTGCGTGGCTACAGCCACCATTTCCGGTGACGGCGTCGATAACGACTGTGACGGGCGGATTGACGAGGAGCTCGCGAACGGACTGGACGATGATGGTGACGGAGCAATCGATGAAGATCTGGCAGGAC AGGCACCGGTTCCGTGTGAGAGTGACAAGGACGAATATAAGAACTGTGTGGAGCAGAATCTGGGCAACTGTGTCGTCACTGCGCTCCTGAGCAGCGGCACCGCTCGGAACAACCGTGTCAGGAGGGCCGCAGAGGAGGCAGAGGACTTCG ctcCAGAGGCGGAGGCCGAGGAGTTCCTCGTGGCCGCTATTGCTGTCGTCGCCGTGGGTGTGATGATGGTCGCCGTCATGGCGATGACGTATCACCTCCAGAAGCAGCGCCTCCTGGCGGCCTGA